GTCTTGGCGCCGATATTGCTCAGCGGCTTCTGCAGCACGGTGCCGGCCGCCGCGCCGATGGCCGCGCCAACCGGGCCGGCGGCGATCGCGCCCACCGCGGTCAGCAGGTTGCCGGTCTTGGGCCGCACTTCCACGGTCTGGTCGTAGCTTTGCGCGCGCAGGTTGGTCGAACCGCGGATGTTGATGGCCGCGGCCGGGCCGTCGATCACCAGGTCGTCGCTGCGCGCGCTGCCGGCGCCGAAACGCACGTTGCCGGCGACCTTGTTGAAGGCGAAGCCCTTGGAGAAGAAGTCGCGGAAGTCCAGGGTCAGGCGGCGCGGCAGCTGGGCGATGCTGAGCAGGCCGATGACCCGGCCGGTGCCGGGTTCCACCTCGAGCAGACGGCCGTCGCGCGCGTCCAGGTGCAGGTTGCCTTCCATGGTGCCCAGCGCGAACGCGGCCGGACTGCCCGGCCAGGCGGCGTCGAAGCGCACCTTGGCCTTGCCGCCGCCGACGCGCCCGCCGAAACCGAAGCCGTCCAGCAGCGCGCCGGCATCGCCGGTGTCGATGGTCATCAGCAGGTGGGTGCGCGCGCTGGCGCCGCGCCCGGTCCAGTCGCCACTGAGATCGATGGCCTGTTTGTCGGCGCGGGTCTGGATCTGTTCGATGCGCATGCCCGTGGCGGTGGGCCGGGTGCGCACGCGCGCGCTGCCCATGCGCGCATCGCCCAGACGCAGGTCGGCGATGTCGATGGTCAGCGGCGGCACCTGCGACGGCGCGATGCCGTTGTCGACCGCGGCCGCGGCCGGCACGGCGATGCCGTTGGAGGTCGCGCTCGCTGCGGGCGCTGCGGTGGATGCGGCCGCTGCGGCCGGTGCCGCCGGCACGCGCCAATAAACCCGGTCGAAGCGCCCGGCGAGCGGCTCGCGGGTATCGGCCGCGATCAGTACCGCCCCTTGCAGCGACGGGCCTTCGGCGCGCACCGCCAGCGCGCCGCGCGGCGCCGGCGCGATCACCAGGCGGGTATCGGCGAACACACCGCCCAGCAGCTGCAGTTTCTGCGCGCTCACGTCGATGCGCTGCAGCGGCATGCCGCCGCCGTCGCGGTCGTCGCCGTGCGCCAGCGTTACCCATTCGATCGCATCCAGCGCGCCGACCTTGCCGGTGGCGATCAGGCCGTGCGCGGGCGGCGCCTCGTCCACGCGCGAGGCGCCCAGCACCACGCGCACGCCGGTGCGGCCGTTGCCGCTGCGCGCGCGCAGCGCCATCACGTTGCCGAAGCCCACGCGGATGTCGCCGCTGCCCACCGGCAACGGCGTTTCCACCGTGGTCGGCAGCACCGCGGCCGCGGGCTTGTGCAGCGGCGCGGGCAGGCTCAGCGCGGTGCCGGCCAGGTTGGAGCGCAGTTGCAGCAGGGTCGGCGCGCTGGCGCCGGGCGCCGAGCGCGGGATCGAGATGCCCACGGTCCAGTTGGAGCGGCCGTCGACATAGGGCTTGAGCCAGGCCATCTCGGGCGCGCGATCCAGCAAGGATTGCGCGCCGACGCTGGCGTCCATTGCGGCCTCGAACACGTTGCCGCGGTCGCGCACGTAATCGCCGGCGCGCAGCGACAGCTTGCCGGCCTGGCCCTCGTGGCGCACGTCCAGGTCGTCGGCGCCGAAGCCGCCGCGCGCGTACTCGGCACGGCCACGCACGTCGTCGAAGGCGAGTTTCCAGCGCGCGTCGGCGAGCTTGGCGCCCTGCAGCTCCACCGCGCCTGAAATCGCGGTGACGCTGCCGCGGCGCAGCGGCAGGTTCATGTCGAAATCGACCCGGGCCGGGCCGCTGGCGGTGAGGTTGGCGAAGGTGTCGGCGTGCTGCTTCTGCAAGGGACTCTGGCGCAGCATGCTCAGCAGTTGCGCGGCATCGGACGCGGCCTGCGCGCGCACGGTCAGCGCGCCGTCGCGGTAGTGGTCGATGCCGGCCTGGATGTGCTGGATGCCCACGCCGCCCATCTTGGCGGTGCCGTCGACGCTGAAGCCGTCGGCGATGAAGGCCACGTCCGCATCCAGGTTTTCGGCCGCGGGCCAATCGGACTGGAACTTGACCACGGCCTGATGCAGTTTGGCGGTGGCTTCGAAACGGCCGTTGCGGTCGCGGAACGGCCAGTCGTCGAGGTCGCCGGAGACGATCGCGCGGCCACCGCGCACGCTGCCGCCCTGCAGCGCCGAGTCCAGCCATTTCACCACCGTCGGCGGCATCTGGTGACGGATCCAGAAGCCCTTGGCCGCGGGCACCGAGGCCTCGTCCAGATCGGCGGCGATGTCGATCCACGGCCGGCTGCCGTCGCCCTGCCACCACAGGCCACCGCGCGCATGCGCGCCGTAACCCTCGCCCTTCACCGCCAGCGAGTGGGTGCCGATGCGCCAGCCCGCGCCTTCGCGCCAGCCGGCGACGGTGCCGTCCAGGTCGATGTTGTGGACCACGCCGAAACCGGCGGGCCAGTCGAAACGGAATTTGGAGGCCGGGTCCAGGCGCAGGCTGAAACCGTCGCCGTCGGCCTCGATGTCGCCAGCCAGGCCGCTCAGGCCCGGCGCGGTGCCGACCGCGGCGAAGCCCAGGCCGTCGATGCGCGCGCTGGCGCGCAGCGGGCCGTCGCGGCGGCCGCTGACCGCGATGCGCTGCAGCGACAGCTGCGGCTGGGTGTTGCGCAGCCAGCGGCGCAGGCCGGCCGGCACGCGATCGCTGAGCGCGGCCGCCTGCAGCAGCGGGCCGGCGTCGATGCGGTCGGCCAGCAACGCATAGCGTTCGCCGCCGGCCACGACCAGGCCGTCCATCACCTGCTCCTTAGGCGCGCCGCCGATGCGCAGGCGCGGCGCGTCCAGGCGCCAGCCGCCGCGGTCCAGGCGCCAGCGCGCGCGGGTTTCCACGCGTTCGAACGCGACCCGCGGCACGCTGCCGTCGGCCAGCGCGGCGCCGCGCAGCGCCACCCGGTCCAGCGCCGCGTCCACGGTGACCATGTCCACGCGATGACCGCGCAATTCGGCCCAGGCCTCGGCCCGGCCCTGCCCGCTTTCGGCGCCGATGCCGGCCACCTGCAGCAAGGCGGTCCAGGCGCTGAGGTCGGCGCGGCGCGCGCCGGCGTAGGCGCGGCCGTCGCCGCGCTTGCGGTCGAAATCCAGGGCCGCGTCCAGCGGCGAGGTCGGCGCGCCGGCCACGCCGGTGCCGGGCCAGGCGCGCAGGCCCGCGCGCACGCGGTCGCCGTCCACGCGCAGGCGCAGGTTGATGCGCGGGATGCGCGCGTCCACGCCCAGCTTGGGCGCGATCACCGCGAGCTTGCCGTCGATGACCTGCAACTCGCCCAAGCCTTCCAGCGCCGACAGCGGATCGCGCGCGGGTTGCTCCTGGCCCGGCAGTCCGCGCACTTTCCAGCGGCCGTCGTCGGCGCGCTCCAGGGTCAGGTCCAGGCCGCGCAGGCGCAGCTCGGAAAACGAATGCCCGGGCAGCAGGCCGGCGTAGATCGACACCAGCATCTCGGTGTCGCCGACCACGAAGGCTTGCGCGCCCTCGCCCACGCGCAGGTTGTCCAGGCGCAGCAGCGGACCGCGCCGGGTCCATTGCGTTTCCACCTTGTCGAACGCGACCGGCCGCCCCGCGCGCTGGCTCAACCAGGCGGCGATGCGCTCGGGATTGCGCTCGGCCATGGGCAGCACCTGGCTGGCCACGCCCAGCGCGACCGCCAGCAGCACCAGCAGCACCGCGCCGGAATAGGCGACGGTGCGGCGGGCGAAACGCAGGCGGCGGCGCAGCGGGGTCGGCATCGGCCTACAGCGCGCACGGCTCCCTCTCCCGCTTGCGGGAGAGGGTTGGGGTGAGGGCGCGCGGGGTAGCGGGTTGCGGCGCACGCTCACTGGCGCGCGCCCTCATCCGGCCCTGCGGGCCACCTCCTCCCGCTAGCGGGAGAAGGGGCGTTACGAACAGCGTGTTTTTAAAGCAGCACGACATCGAACTGCTCCTGCGCATACTGATCGTCGGCCTGGAAGCGGATCGACTTGCCCAGGAACTCCTCCAGCTCCGCCACCGCCGCCGATTCCTCGTCGGTGATGCGCGCCACCACCTTGGGCGAGGCGATCACCAGCAGCCGCTGCGCGTCGAACTGGCGCACCTGCCGGACCACGTCGCGGAAGATTTCGTAGGTCACCGTTTCCGGCGTCTTCAGGGTGCCACGGCCGCCGCATTCGTGGCAGGGCTCGCTGAGCTGGCGCTCCAGGCTTTCGGTGGTGCGCTTGCGGGTCATCTCGACCAGGCCCAGCGGCGAGAACTCGTACACCGTGGTCTTGGCGTGGTCGCGCGCCAGCGATTTCTCCAGCTGCCGCAGCACCTGGCGCTTGTGCTCGGCGTCGGTCATGTCGATGAAGTCGATGATGATGATCCCGCCCAGATTGCGCAGCCGCAGCTGCCGGGCCACCGACTGCGCCGCTTCCAGGTTGGTCCGGTAAACGGTCTCCTCCAGGTTGCGTTGACCCAGGAACGAGCCGGTGTTGATGTCCACCGTGGTCATCGCCTCGGTCTGGTCGATCACCAGATACCCGCCGGACTTCAGCGGCACCTGCTTGTCCAGCGCGCGCTGGATCTCGTCCTCCACCCCGTACAGGTCGAAGATCGGCCGCGCGCCGGTGTAATGCTCGATTTTTTCGTCCAGGCCCGGCATGTACTGCGCGGCGAACACGCGCAGGCGCTCGCAGGTTTCGCGCGAGTCCACCTTGACCTTCTCCACGTCGCGGCGCATCAGGTCGCGCACCGCGCGCAGCGGCAGGCTCAGGTCCTCGTACACGCGCTCGCCCACGCGCGAGCTTTGCGACTTCTCGGCGATCAGCGCCCAGGCGCGGCTCAGGTAGGCCACGTCCTCGGCCAGGGCCTCGGCCGGCTGGCCTTCGGCGTTGGTGCGCACGATGTAGCCGTGCGATTCGCCCGCCGGCGCCAGCGCGGTCACGTGCGCCTTCAGACGCTGGCGCTCGGCCTCGTCCTCGATCCGCGCCGACACGCCGACCACGCGCGTGCGCGGCAGCAGCACCAGGTAGCGCGAGGGAATGCTGAGCTGGGTGGTCAGGCGCGCGCCCTTGCTGCCGATCGGGTCCTTGACCACCTGGACGATGATCTCCTGCCCCTCGCGCAGCAGTTCGGCGATCGGCCGGGTCGGCGTGGGCGGCAGCGGCGCTTCGTCGCCCTCGCCTTCGCTGACCGGCGCCGGCTTGACGATGTCGGCCGCGTGCAGGAACGCCGCGCGCTCCAGGCCGATCTCGACGAAGGCGGCCTGCATGCCGGGCATCACCCGCTGCACCTTGCCCTTGTAGATGTTGCCGACCACACCGCGGCGCCAGCCGCGTTCGATGTGCAGCTCCTGCAGCATGCCGTTCTCGACCACGGCGACGCGGGTTTCGCGTGGGGTCACGTTGACGAGGATTTCTTCGGTCATGGCCTGCGGTGCGGCGCGCGGCCGCCAACGGAAAGGGAGGAGACTGACAGGAGCTGGGGCGCGGCCACCGCCGCGCGACGGTCACGCATCCAGACCGGCCTCGCGCAGCAGGCGCGCGGTCTCGTGCAGGGGCAGGCCCATGACCCCGGAATAGCTGCCTTCCAGCCGGCTCACGAAGGCCTCGGCGCGACCCTGGATGGCGTAGGCGCCGGCCTTGCCCTGCCACTCGCCGCCGGCCAGGTAGGCCTGGATGCGGGCCTCCTCCAGCGCGGTGAAGGTCACCTCGGACACCGACACGGCCATGCTTTCGCGCGCCGGGGACACCAGCGACACCACCGAGATCACCCGGTGCCGGCGCCCGGACAGGCGCCGCAGCATGTCGCCGGCGTCGGCCTCGTCGCGCGGCTTGCCGAACACCTCGTCGTCCAGCACCACCTCGGTGTCGGCGCCCAGCACCAGCGCGCTGGGGTTGCCGATCACGCTCAGCAGGCCGGCGCCGGCCTTCTCGCGGGCGACCCGGCGCACGTATTCTTCGGCCGGTTCGCCCGGCTGGCGCTGTTCCGGTATGTCCAGGTCCAGTACCCCGAACGGCAGGCCCAGACGGGTCAGCAATTCGTGCCGGCGCGGCGATTTGGAGGCGAGGTAGAGCATCGGCGAAAGCATAACCCGCGCTGACTGAGCGCCGGCCTACACGCCGCGCCGCAACCCCGCCCTGGATCACGGTTCGTTCACCGGAACGGCAACACCCTAACCCCCATCGCTACAGGAGTTGAACATGCTCTCGCCAAGCCGGCCCGCCCCCCTGTCCACCCGCCGCTCCGTCCTGCGCCCGCTGGTGCTGGCCGTCACCCTCGCCTTCGGAACCGCCGCCGCCATGACCGCCACCGCCCAGACCAGCCCGGCCTACGTGGCCACCGACGGCACCCTGCTCTCGGTCTCGGCCCAGGCCGAGGTCAAGCGCGTGCCCGACATCGCCACCGTGTCCACCGGCGTGGTCACCCAGGCCACCGACGCCAATGCCGCCATGCGCGCCAACGCCGACCAGATGGCCAAGGTGGTGGCCGCGATCAAGGCCGCCGGCATCGCCGAGCGCGACATCCAGACCAGCGGCATCAACCTCAACCCCCAGTACCGCTACGCCGAGAACCAGCCGCCGCAAATCACCGGCTACCAGGCCAGCAACAACGTCAACGTGGTGATCCGCGATATCGCCAAGGTCGGCAAGATCCTCGACGCCCTGGTCGCCACCGGCGCCAACCAGATCAACGGCCCGACCTTCGACATCGACGAGAAGATCAAGGAAGTGGCCTACGACGAGGCCCGCCAGGCCGCGGTGGCCAAGGCGCAGGCGCGCGCGGAGATGTACGCCAAGACCCTGGGCCTGAAGGTGCGCCGCATCGTCAGCGTCAGCGAGGGCGGCCGCTTCAACCCGCCCATGCCGGTGCCGATGATGGCCATGCGCATGGAGAAGGCCGGCGCCGCCGCCGACACCTCGGTCTCGCCGGGCGAAAGCGCGCTGTCGATCGACCTGGACGTGGTGTTCGAGCTGGGCAAGTGATGAGCGCCCCCCGCGTCCCCGACCCGCGCCGCCCGGACCCCGGCTATTCCGAGCCGGAGCCGCGCAACCCGGACGACGCGCGCCAGCCGCATCCCAAGCGGCCGCCCAATCCCGACGAGGGCGGGCTGGAGCGCGAACCGGAGACGGATCCGGACCCGGCGGACGAGTGAGCCGGTAGCTGTGTGGAAGGCCCGCATTCGCGGGCCTTCTTTTTTGGGCGCGGCCAAGAGCAAAAGCAAATCCCCCTAACCCCCCTTTTTCAAAGGGGGAACCAAGCGGCTTTCGAAGGGATACATACGCTCGCCCCTTTGCACTGCAGTTCCCCCTTTGAAAAAGGGGACTAGGGGGGATTTGCTCTTACCCGCAGAGCACCGAAAAAAATTTCTCGGCGCCTAACCCCACCCGCGATCCGGGCACGTTTGCATTCGTGCAGACCACTCCAGGAGAGCTTCCATGGCGCACGCGATCCCGCACCCCGAACGCCCGCAGCTGGACTACAACCGCATCGCCGGCAATGCCGGAGCGATCGCGGTCAACGCCGTGCTGCTGATGCTGCTGTTGGTGCCGCTGTCGGCGCCGCATCTGATCGAAAAGCCCGAAGAGATCATCACCAACGTGTTCGAGCTGGAACGGCCCAAGAAGAAGGAGCCCGACCCCATCGTCGAACGCAAGATCGAAAAGGTCACCAAGCCGCAGCCGAGCATCACGCCCAAGCCGGTGCTGGTGGAAACGCCGCCGCAGCCGGTCGTCGATCCGATCGAAACCGACAGCATCTACGTGCCTGAATCGCCGCCGCAGCCGGAGACCTTCGCCAGCAACACCATCGGCCGAGGCGAGGTGCTGATGGGCGCGACCTTGCAGGTGATCAACAACCCGCCGCCCAGCTATCCGGGCGAGGCGGTGCGCAACGGCCTGACCGGCACGGTGATGCTGGAAATCCTGGTCGGCGTGGACGGCAAGCCGCTGGAAGTCAGCGTGGTCAAGAGCAGCGGCCACCGCGTGCTGGACCAGGCGGCCAAGCGCGTGGTGCTGTCGCGCTGGACCTTCCAGCCGGCGCTGGAGAACGGCCAGCCGGTGCAGGCGCGCGGCCGGGTGCCGATCGAGTTCACCCTGGACCGTTGAGAGACCCTTGGCGAGGGGGCGGCCCGTGCCGGTAAGGGCGGGCCGCTTTTTTTTGGGCTAAGCGAAAGCAAAAGCAAATCCCCCTAACCCCCTCTACAAAGGGGGGAACAGCAGTGCGAAGGGGCGAGCGTACGCATCCCTTCGAAAGCCGCTTGGTTCCCCCTTTGTAGAGGGGGCTAGGGGGATTTGCCTTTGCCGTCACGCCCGGTGATACGGATGATTGGCCAGCAACGCAGCCGCCCGATACAACTGCTCGGCCGCCACCAGCCGCACCAGCATGTGCGGCAGCGTCAGCGGCCCCAGCGACCAGGTCTCGTCGGCGCGCGCCAGCACCTCCGGCGCATGCCCTTCCGGCCCGCCGATCAGGAACGCCAGGTCCCGGCCCTGCCCGCGCCAGTGCTCCAGCCGCTGCGCCAGCTGCTCGGAACTCCACGGCTTGCCGCGCCCGTCCAACGCGACCACGCAGGCGTTGCGCGGCAGTGCCGCGAGCACGCGCGCGCCCTCGTCCGCGGTCGCGCGCACGGCGTCGCGGCCCTTGCCGCGCAGGCCCGGCTCCACTTCCACCAATTCCAGCGGCAGCCAGTGCGAGAGCCGTTTCTGGTACTCGGCATAGCCCTCGGCCACCCAGCGCGGGGCGCGTTCGCCCACGGCGATCAGTTTCGCTTTCATCGCGCCATGGTAACGGGCTGTGACGCGCGCACGGCGCGAACGCCGTCTGCGTCGCGTTAAGGCGCGATGACATGGCGGCGTCATAGAACCGTTACCGCGGCGACCTAGCGTGCAGGTTCCCCCAGCCAGCAGGAGCCGCACCATGGATGCTTTCGATCCCTCCCGCCGCCAGGTCCTCAAGGGCAGCGCCGCCGCGATGGCGGTCGGCGCGATGGGCACGCTGAGCGCGCTGTACTCGCGCCAGTCGCTCGCCGCCCAAGACCCGACCCGGCTTGCCCCCGTCCCCAGCCGCTACGGCCCGCTCGCCCCGGTGGCCGACCGCAGTACCGGCTTGCCGCTGCTGATGCTGCCGCCGGGCTTCAGCTACCGCTCCTTCGGTTGGAGCGGCGACCGCATGGACGACGGCCGGCCCTGCCCCGACCGTCACGACGGCATGGCCGTGGTCGCGGTCGGCAACGGCGGCCGCGGGCCGCATGCGCACGGCGCCGGTTTCGGCCGCGGCCGCCCGCGCGGCCCCGAATACGTGTTGATCCGCAACCACGAGCGCGGCGCCGCCGAGCCCATCGCCGCGCCGGCCGTGTACGACCGCGGCGAACTGCCGGGCGGCGGCGTCGCCGGCGGCGGCACCACCACGCTGAGCTACCGCGACGGCCAGTGGCGCCGGCTGGAACCCAGCCTGGGCGGCACCCTGGTCAACTGCGCCGGCGGCCCCACGCCCTGGGGCACCTGGCTGAGCTGCGAGGAGATCAAGAGCGACGCGGTCTCCGGCGCCGGCCGCAAGCACGGCTACGTGTTCGAAGTGGATCCGCGCGAAGGCCGCACCAGCGGCCGCCCGCTGATCGGCCTGGGCCGTTTCAGCCACGAGGCGGTGGCGGTGGATCCGCGCACCGGCATCGTCTATCTGACCGAGGACGACCGCAACAAGGCCGGCCTGTATCGCTTCATTCCCAACGACCGCGCCGGCCGCAACGGCTCGCTGGAACACGGCGGCCGCCTGCAGGCCGCACGCGTGCGCGGCCGCCGCAACGCCGACCTCACCGTGGCCGCGATCGGCACCGAGTACGCGCTGGAATGGGTGGACGTGCCCGATCCGGACCTGGACAGCATCGCCGCGCCCGCCGGTTATCCCGACATCTCCGCCGGCGAAACCCTCAGCGGCCCGTTCGCGCAGGCCT
The sequence above is a segment of the Lysobacter silvisoli genome. Coding sequences within it:
- a CDS encoding alkaline phosphatase PhoX translates to MDAFDPSRRQVLKGSAAAMAVGAMGTLSALYSRQSLAAQDPTRLAPVPSRYGPLAPVADRSTGLPLLMLPPGFSYRSFGWSGDRMDDGRPCPDRHDGMAVVAVGNGGRGPHAHGAGFGRGRPRGPEYVLIRNHERGAAEPIAAPAVYDRGELPGGGVAGGGTTTLSYRDGQWRRLEPSLGGTLVNCAGGPTPWGTWLSCEEIKSDAVSGAGRKHGYVFEVDPREGRTSGRPLIGLGRFSHEAVAVDPRTGIVYLTEDDRNKAGLYRFIPNDRAGRNGSLEHGGRLQAARVRGRRNADLTVAAIGTEYALEWVDVPDPDLDSIAAPAGYPDISAGETLSGPFAQAWSEGALRMSRGEGIWYSYGKMFIVDTSTGTDAQGRKGRGNGSVWVLDLASQRLRALFVSGNQLAAHNPDNVSVSARGGVILCEDGGESPDSYGPGARLIGLTRAGESFYFAKNNVQLSSQQLADAGKTVAEGDYRDSEFCGACWDPFGRTLFVNIQTPGITLAITGPWERGPL
- the rng gene encoding ribonuclease G; the encoded protein is MTEEILVNVTPRETRVAVVENGMLQELHIERGWRRGVVGNIYKGKVQRVMPGMQAAFVEIGLERAAFLHAADIVKPAPVSEGEGDEAPLPPTPTRPIAELLREGQEIIVQVVKDPIGSKGARLTTQLSIPSRYLVLLPRTRVVGVSARIEDEAERQRLKAHVTALAPAGESHGYIVRTNAEGQPAEALAEDVAYLSRAWALIAEKSQSSRVGERVYEDLSLPLRAVRDLMRRDVEKVKVDSRETCERLRVFAAQYMPGLDEKIEHYTGARPIFDLYGVEDEIQRALDKQVPLKSGGYLVIDQTEAMTTVDINTGSFLGQRNLEETVYRTNLEAAQSVARQLRLRNLGGIIIIDFIDMTDAEHKRQVLRQLEKSLARDHAKTTVYEFSPLGLVEMTRKRTTESLERQLSEPCHECGGRGTLKTPETVTYEIFRDVVRQVRQFDAQRLLVIASPKVVARITDEESAAVAELEEFLGKSIRFQADDQYAQEQFDVVLL
- a CDS encoding YhdP family protein gives rise to the protein MPTPLRRRLRFARRTVAYSGAVLLVLLAVALGVASQVLPMAERNPERIAAWLSQRAGRPVAFDKVETQWTRRGPLLRLDNLRVGEGAQAFVVGDTEMLVSIYAGLLPGHSFSELRLRGLDLTLERADDGRWKVRGLPGQEQPARDPLSALEGLGELQVIDGKLAVIAPKLGVDARIPRINLRLRVDGDRVRAGLRAWPGTGVAGAPTSPLDAALDFDRKRGDGRAYAGARRADLSAWTALLQVAGIGAESGQGRAEAWAELRGHRVDMVTVDAALDRVALRGAALADGSVPRVAFERVETRARWRLDRGGWRLDAPRLRIGGAPKEQVMDGLVVAGGERYALLADRIDAGPLLQAAALSDRVPAGLRRWLRNTQPQLSLQRIAVSGRRDGPLRASARIDGLGFAAVGTAPGLSGLAGDIEADGDGFSLRLDPASKFRFDWPAGFGVVHNIDLDGTVAGWREGAGWRIGTHSLAVKGEGYGAHARGGLWWQGDGSRPWIDIAADLDEASVPAAKGFWIRHQMPPTVVKWLDSALQGGSVRGGRAIVSGDLDDWPFRDRNGRFEATAKLHQAVVKFQSDWPAAENLDADVAFIADGFSVDGTAKMGGVGIQHIQAGIDHYRDGALTVRAQAASDAAQLLSMLRQSPLQKQHADTFANLTASGPARVDFDMNLPLRRGSVTAISGAVELQGAKLADARWKLAFDDVRGRAEYARGGFGADDLDVRHEGQAGKLSLRAGDYVRDRGNVFEAAMDASVGAQSLLDRAPEMAWLKPYVDGRSNWTVGISIPRSAPGASAPTLLQLRSNLAGTALSLPAPLHKPAAAVLPTTVETPLPVGSGDIRVGFGNVMALRARSGNGRTGVRVVLGASRVDEAPPAHGLIATGKVGALDAIEWVTLAHGDDRDGGGMPLQRIDVSAQKLQLLGGVFADTRLVIAPAPRGALAVRAEGPSLQGAVLIAADTREPLAGRFDRVYWRVPAAPAAAAASTAAPAASATSNGIAVPAAAAVDNGIAPSQVPPLTIDIADLRLGDARMGSARVRTRPTATGMRIEQIQTRADKQAIDLSGDWTGRGASARTHLLMTIDTGDAGALLDGFGFGGRVGGGKAKVRFDAAWPGSPAAFALGTMEGNLHLDARDGRLLEVEPGTGRVIGLLSIAQLPRRLTLDFRDFFSKGFAFNKVAGNVRFGAGSARSDDLVIDGPAAAINIRGSTNLRAQSYDQTVEVRPKTGNLLTAVGAIAAGPVGAAIGAAAGTVLQKPLSNIGAKTYRVTGPWKEPKVEVMTREQSRAADAAASGGSAVRTAL
- a CDS encoding SIMPL domain-containing protein, whose translation is MLSPSRPAPLSTRRSVLRPLVLAVTLAFGTAAAMTATAQTSPAYVATDGTLLSVSAQAEVKRVPDIATVSTGVVTQATDANAAMRANADQMAKVVAAIKAAGIAERDIQTSGINLNPQYRYAENQPPQITGYQASNNVNVVIRDIAKVGKILDALVATGANQINGPTFDIDEKIKEVAYDEARQAAVAKAQARAEMYAKTLGLKVRRIVSVSEGGRFNPPMPVPMMAMRMEKAGAAADTSVSPGESALSIDLDVVFELGK
- a CDS encoding Maf family protein; the protein is MLYLASKSPRRHELLTRLGLPFGVLDLDIPEQRQPGEPAEEYVRRVAREKAGAGLLSVIGNPSALVLGADTEVVLDDEVFGKPRDEADAGDMLRRLSGRRHRVISVVSLVSPARESMAVSVSEVTFTALEEARIQAYLAGGEWQGKAGAYAIQGRAEAFVSRLEGSYSGVMGLPLHETARLLREAGLDA
- a CDS encoding energy transducer TonB, which encodes MAHAIPHPERPQLDYNRIAGNAGAIAVNAVLLMLLLVPLSAPHLIEKPEEIITNVFELERPKKKEPDPIVERKIEKVTKPQPSITPKPVLVETPPQPVVDPIETDSIYVPESPPQPETFASNTIGRGEVLMGATLQVINNPPPSYPGEAVRNGLTGTVMLEILVGVDGKPLEVSVVKSSGHRVLDQAAKRVVLSRWTFQPALENGQPVQARGRVPIEFTLDR
- the rlmH gene encoding 23S rRNA (pseudouridine(1915)-N(3))-methyltransferase RlmH — translated: MKAKLIAVGERAPRWVAEGYAEYQKRLSHWLPLELVEVEPGLRGKGRDAVRATADEGARVLAALPRNACVVALDGRGKPWSSEQLAQRLEHWRGQGRDLAFLIGGPEGHAPEVLARADETWSLGPLTLPHMLVRLVAAEQLYRAAALLANHPYHRA